The following is a genomic window from Hemitrygon akajei chromosome 6, sHemAka1.3, whole genome shotgun sequence.
GATGGTATGTGGCCAACTACTGGGAATACTAACAATGACAAGAGGTAACACTTCTTTAAGGAGAAAGTGAGGCAGCGATGGGgggaggtgagagtaactggggaaCAATAATGTCAGTTTTTCAGAGAGCTGGTGTGCCTGCCATGGTTTATGCAGAACGTAAATATCGAGCGTATGAGGAGTATTCAgggttggataatccagggaggaatgacccagtcttcctgaaaatgctgaaaGAGGGTCTAAGCTCGCTcaccaggaagttttagatttggaGATCACGATGGGACCAACCTACTCCGCAACAGTATCAGAGGGCTTGCTTTGTGTGCTAACAACCAGGGCACTTAGCaaggaactgctggaatagagGTGGAAGGATAAAGGAGATAATTTGTTACAGCTGTGGCCTATTGGGCCTAGGTTGGAGGCAGTGTTCTGAAGAGAGACAAAGGTGCGAGGTTCACTCACCAAAACAGACAGACTCCACAGCAGCGCCCTCTCATTCCTATTTAACTGCCGACCACATTATACAGCTGGTGAGATCAGACAAACAGCTGGCTACAGCCTCTATTGCCAGGGGTGGTCATCCATGGATGTATGCAAGAGGTTAATAAACCAGCAATGTGAAAAGTTGGAATCGATAACTGATCTGCCCTTGCCCATGACTAGAAAGGTGATTTACATTACCATTGCAGGAAATGAAACAATGAGAGTGGAGAGAAGTCAACCCCAGGTACTtgagattgagggagtgcagcttccAAAAGATTTTGGGTGTATCCAAACATGAAAGCAACAGACACAGTTAGTCAGGCAGGTGCTATCATAGACTCAGAAAAAGGATGAAGTACCTGGGCAAGACAGGAATAGCAAATATGTGTGACCCACAAAACAACTAACATGGCCCACAGAGCAACAGCAGCCCCAAGCAGCGAGGTGAAACAGGGCAATGTGTAGGAATCATATCAAGAGGTTCCGAGGGTAGGGGCCAAACACAGCctggagctgctggaggaggtagcAGTGATTAAATTAAAGGCTCACAGAAAGGGAATAGTTaggagcagaaatggaatgagcaGGCAGACTCTGTGCAAGGAGGGCAGCAGAAGAACAAGAGGCAACTGTAATTACAAGTGTACAGGAAGAAACTACAAATGCCAATTTAATGAGATTACACAGAGACATGAAGGACCACTGTGACCAGGGTAACACAATGAAGGACTGAGCAAAACGACAGCAACACATTGCTGCTCAGAGACAGCCAGAGGGAGAAGAGACAGTCCTCCCATGATCAAGTCATGAAAAGGCACAGTTTGCTCCACAATGGATAGGATCCCAGATGGGACGTTTGAACAATGACACCTGTGTTTGTGTGCAAACCTGATGAGATAGCTAGTGGAAACACTGGAGTCAGGTGAAACTCACAGACAGAGCGAGGGATCAAGGTACCTGTTAACAGAGTCATTGCAGAGAACCTAAGTGATGAACTCTAGCCGGCTGCATCAGATCTGACTGCACGGGTCTGGAGCAGACCCATAATAAACACAAATGCAAACGACACCGAGAGAGTGAGGCAGCAAACTATGAACTGCCTGTTAAAGTATAATGGCCACTTTACTTCATAGTGAAGACTGGTTCCTGAAGGCAGATGATTAGTTGTATAGATCAGAATAGAAAAACATTGGGGAAAATAGTTGGGAAGGGATCTGAGTTTACAGGGACATCAGATTCCACAACTTTGACAGCATGACAGACTAAGCGAAGAAATTAGTTACCCTGGTCTGAACAGGGAATGGAAACAAAGGAAACGGACTCTTTCAGTGGTTGGGCCAGTGATCGAATGGACAATACAGAAGTGAGTACCACCAGGGTGAGGTCCTCGCAGTAATTAGAGACCATCCAACCCTTCCTGTACATCAGTTAAAGGGTCTGAGAGACTAGTTGTCAGATTCTGACAGTCTTTTGTCAGGGTATGGATTGTGAACTGTTGCCTGTGAGTCTGACCAAAGAGCCACTGATAGCCACTGTTGAGTTTTAAGTTATCAGAGAATGATGAGCAGAGACAAAGAATGTGATTAAACCACAATCAGCCAGCAGGCAAGGAGACAACAGTCAATGACAAAGCTGCATTTTAAAGACTATTTGtcaatttattgagatacagagtggaataCATCCTTCTGTCCTTTCGCCACACTGCCAAGCAATCCCCAGagtaatcctagcctaatcatgggacaatgtaccatgaccaattaacctaccaaccagcaagtctttggactgtgggagaaaaccatagcacccggaggaaacccacgcaatcacgtggagaacgtacaacctccttaaaggcagtggtgggaatggaACCCAGGTCACCTATAGTGTAAAGTGTTGTGCCAACTATTACATTACCATGCTGCCCTGGCACAGTACCATCTCTGCTTGGTTTTGTAGTTAGCCATTAGGGACGATAGTGTAGATGTAGATGCACATAGGGATATAACAGGTAATTGGGGACGAGAGAACAAAGTACATGACATTTTTGCTGCCTTTCTTGATTATATCCTCCTTAAGGTTTGGTCTTTCCTGGatcaaaattatttttttctggGGCGCCAAGAGGAGGGGCTGTTAGGGTGCATTCTGGAGTTAtgtaatatagcaaatattaattggAACAGTAACCAGTCTTCAGACCTGAATGTGGGTTGTAGATTGGGTTTAAAATGCAGTTCAGAACAATGATGTTCCCGGAGCTGCAGACTGGGGTCGATTGCAAACAAATAAACACTTtattgacctgagatgtctgcataagCATGAATACAGCCAGAGCCAGTGGTGATTAACATTcactttgggtgtctggagtgttggtgtgaagatctgtgtgtttgaaaagtatatgtaattcaaaggaagcattgtgaaCACATTGTAACTTTAGACTTACCCTGccattacctttgatctttagcatataaaaatgtcatgtagtaTTGGGTCAAGCAAGCGTCTTCCAGGAGTGTCTCCAAAGATGCCAGCTtgttgtgctgaataaagacttcaaTCTCATCAGCTTCAGTGTCTCCTGGTGACTTCGACCACAGTCACAACATACGGTACCCTTCAAGAATACTGTTAACTACTTGTTAGGTCTCTGATACCCAATCATAAAAATCTCCGCACTTGAACATTTGTAGGCACACACTTTGCCCTACAATGTGTGGTAGACTAGTAAACAATATTCTTGGGATTTTTCCTGggaatgcctgcatgaaaatgtaTCTTCAAATAATATATGGTGAcactaataataaatttactttgataattTGAGAAGACAATCTTGTAATGATGTTCATTGTACTTATTGTATGCTTATTATTTGTTCAACCAAGATTCACCTTGTGAATTAGAGGTATGGTGTATGGTCTATACATGAGCTTTGGCGATCAAAGGAAAAAGCAGTCCTAGTTACCGCCTTGAGATATTTTTTAAGTGTGAATGTGTTTTATTGACTGAGATTCTAGTTGGGAGATGAATTCAATCCATTAGCTGGATCAGTAATTTCCCTAAGTGGTAAACTATCTGCATCTGGCATTCCCATGCCATCATCATCCAAATTATCCATAAGACCCAAGTATGCGTAATTGGATACTCACAAGGAGCATGACACAAAGGTATTGCTCCTTGCTTTGATAATGACTGGACAGCAGAGCCATTGCATTCCTGATGGACTAATGGTTAaactgcctgttcctgtgccaaTCTGTTTAATAGACATCAAGACATTTACTGTTTCAGGTTTCAACCACATTGTGCAGATATATAGAAAATTAATAAACAACAGTATTTCATTATCTTCATGAAAGAGAGTTTGAATCCTAGGATTTCATTTGTAATGATTGATAATAAGCAATGacagaatcatagagcactacagcacagaaacaggcccttcagcccatctagtccataccaagctattattctgcctagtcccatcaacctgcatctagaccatagctctccaaaccccttccatccatgtatgtatccaaactTTTCTAAACAATGGAATCAAACCTGTATTCACCAATGTTCTGGCAGTTCTTTCCAAACTTTTACCACCccctaagtgaagaagttcccccttatgttcctcttaaacatttcagcttCCACCCTTAACtcttgacctctagttctagtctcacccaacattAGTGGGGAAAATatgtttgtatttaccctattataccccccataattttgtatacctctatcaaatttctctTCATTCTCTTATATTCCAGGCAATAAaattctaatctattcaacccttccctgtaactcaggttctTAAGACCTGGCAACCTACACTGGTCTGTTGTTACAAGCTACTTCTGTTAGCTCCATTTATCTCCCCGTTTCAATAACCCGTCTCCACTATTTGCCTGATGCCCCTATTTTTGGGTGCCTGTTACAAGTTTCAGGCAGAATGGAGACTGTTGCATGATTAATTGATAATAACTACTAAACTGATATCCTCAGTAGAGTCAAGTCTTGTAAATGGCTCATCAAAACATTTAGGCAATGCATGTATTCCTTTCAACTAGACATTTTAAACATCAATATATAATAAGCCAACACAAGGAGAATTTAAGTTCGATAATTTTGCTTAGTTTACAACATTAGTGGCCAATAATTATCTTTTTATTCGTTTAATAAGTATTGCACAATTTTTTTAACCAATCAAGTGCCAAACAGAAATAAATTTTCACTGGAAGGCTGCAATTTGGGATGAATGCTTCAATGTGCAAGGTGATCTAAATGTAGGTTTATTTAACACAACGTTTCTCACCTTTAGGTTCACCACAGCTGCATCTATTGAGATGACATCATGATCTTGATGTTCTCCAAACAGTTTATCAATTGCAAAAATTGGAAGCCCACAGGTAACACAATAGGTGTCAGCTGGCTTTGGTGGTTTCTGTGGGATTACCCCAACTATCTCCTCTCCTATTGTCTTCTGGAGACTCAATTCTTGAGTTTCTTCTTGAGTAATTTCTTCCAATTCTTTATCTGTAAATTCCAGACTATCAAGTTCTGCCTGGTTACTTTCATCCTCAATAATTTTCACATCTTCCATTAAAGACAAATCTTTGGATTCTTCCTCTACATCTTTCACAAGTAAATCCTCTGAGCTTTCATGAAGATAAGCTTTATTATTGATATCTACCTTATTCTGGATAATTTCTGGGCAATGCTCTTGTGGAACCTCAGTTTCATTATCTTCTGCTTCACTTATTGTTCTGTGAGAATCTTGCCTAGTTTGAATATCATCAAAAATATGCTTTGACTCTCGCTCATAAGTTATTACATCAGTAAGTATCTCACTTGATGGCATCTTGGGTGACTTATACTTGCTTTGCATGGGTTGCACTGTGTCACCAGTAAGACACTCTTCTTCCTGCAATTCTTCAGTAAGATCTGGAATAATTTCATAATTATTGACTTCTGATAGAGTCAAATCATAGTTTTCTTCAAAACCTGTTTCATCCATAGTTTTTCCTAGGTCTTCAGTTTCAATGTTAACCTTTTCCTTAGAAATGCTTTCAATACTCTGTAAATCAATTATTTCAACTTCTGAAGTTTCCATTTCATCAACAGCTATTGGAATTTCAGTTGATTCTAGATGTAATGTCTTATCATTAAGACCAAAGTCTTCTTTCAGAACACATTTACAGATTTCTTCATCCATTCTTGCTGTATAGTCTGTGTTCCCATATTCTTCTGTCCCTGGTTGTGGAGCTATTTCTTCAGTTTCTAAAGTGTGCTCCCCAATGATTATTTCATCATGTGCTGTATTTTCAATATTTCTGGATGGTTGAATGCATTCCTGgtcagtttcctgtcccaatTCAGCAGGAGCCTGTTCATCTTCAATTCTGAATTTTTGTTCAATAGATTGTTCCTTCTTCAAAATATCAAATTCATTCTGATAAATATCTGCCTTCTTACTGGACACACATCCCTGATTAACTTTAATTTCTCGTGCTGGAAAATTATAATTAATGTCTAATCCTGTTTCACTGGAGAGGTTTCCGTATTCATCAAATGAATAATCTAGATTGACAAGATGCCCTGTATCCAAGTGATCTTTAACATCAGAGGAAAGTTTTTCTTTTACATAAAATGTTTCCTCAAAAGGTGATATTTGAATATCCAGTGTTCCCTCAATTGTCATTTCATTAGTATTTTCTTCCTTTTGCTCAACTGCCATACTTAAGTCTTCTGAAACTTCCTCACATGTTATGGATAGAGTTTCTGACAAAACTTTTTGACCTTCATGTTCTTCCATTGATTTTTCTTCATATTCTTTCTGTAGCTCCAATATTTTTTCAGAATCTCTTTCTTGCATTGCAACTTCTGCCTTATCGATGTCTATTGCAGGAAACTGCTCTTCATTTTCTGAAAATAATGAAATTCTTTCTGCTTCAACTGCAACATTTTGCGGCAATGCTTCATTCAAATAAGGAGATTGCTCTGGTTTCGTTCCCCTTGGCAAATCTAGGATATCATCCTTCAGGATATACTTCTCGAAATACAAACCAGTCCCTTCATCTGTGTCAGATGACTGACATTGAAATGAAAGTTCGGGATTACTGCTGTCCTCATCTGACTGGTCATTGTTCTGCTCTCTCCGTCCCTTAGCTTCCTCATAGAGATCTTTATAATAAAATGCCAGAGCAGGTGGTTCCTCTAGAAGTGTAAGATCAACCAACTTGGTTGAAATTGGAAAATTATGGGAGCgcgaaagaattccttcagttgTGTCAAAGAGCAACGAACCAGCTTCCTTATGATAAAATACACCTGCAATATCTGCTTCCTCTCTTCTTCTCAATGGCTCAGGCTTGGGTGTTTGTACAGAAAATTCTGTTGTATCATCATAGCTTCCAGGATTTCTAGACACATCAAACTCATCAAAATTAAAAAGCTCTTTTTCTTCTGTGCTCAGGCCCATTTCCAGGTTTATCACAGATGGATCCTCTACCTCTGGAAATGATAATTCCTGGACTTTGTGTACTATAGTAACTGGATCAATGGGAACTTGTTCATCCACCAAAGTATATTTTTCAAAATAATCATCTTCCTTGGTTCCGCTCTTCTTAGCGGACTTATCAACTGCAGTGCACTGTTCAGTGGATGCAGGATTGGATACTGTAACGGTGGAAGGATTGGGTGTCTCAACTGAAGTGGGATTAGATTTCCTCCCATGAGAAGGATTAGAGCAGATAGTATGAGGATTGGATCCAAGCTGATCCAATTGAGCATTTGTCTCAATCTCATGAGTGGGATTGGTTCCAATTGCAACAGAGGGATTTGACCCAGCCACATTGGAAGGATTTGATCCAGTTACATGAACGTGTTCAGTATGCACTACAGAGGACGGACTGGATTTTCCCACAGTGAAGGAGTCCCACAAATTCTGAGGATTCGGTTGTTGCTCACAATGTTGTGATGCACCCAATAATCTTGATTGCTGTGCATCCTTCATTCTATTAAAACTATCTGTGCTTTCAATATCAcctttaaaatcttttttttcaATAATAGGATTGACTTGTAAATACATCAGGTTGTCCTGCATTTTGCGACATTCCTCTTGGTCCACTGAACAAATGCTTGCTGGAGCAATAATGTTCAAAATTTCAGAACCTTCAGCCACTATGTTGAACACAGCTTTCTGAATTTTACTATCTTCTTCGAGCTGTAATTTATCTTCCAAATCTACTAACCTTGAGTGACAAGCATCCTCAGGTGTTCTGCATGTTGTGCTGTGAAGGAATCCATTTAACACTTCCAATGTCTCCGGATTTGCCATGGAGTAAAATGGTTTCTCCTGTATCTCAGCTTCATGCCTCTCTGAACTTTGAGGTGTTTCCATACCTGCAACCATTCCTACAGTGTGAATGAAAGATAAATTCTGTAAATTTACATCGGCAGCTTCTACACACTCATCTTTGATTACTGATCCAAAATTATCTGTGCCTTTATAAGGTATTCCAGATTCTGCACTTCCCATGGGCTTTGTAAGCTCTGAACTGATAGTTATAGGCATCCCTAGAAATTTGACTTCTGGATTTGCCATTGAATAAGCTTGATCCTCTTTTAtcataatttcttgtttctctggAAAATGATGAGGTATTGTTTTTGTTAATGTGTTGCCAGTTGGACTTCTATTTAAATGTGATCTATCCTCAAATGGAACAGATGTTAGCTCCTCGTCAGAAGCTAATTTTTTACAGTCTGGAATAGATGTTTCATAAGAAAAGGATGGACCATAATCTGAAGCAACTTTAATATTTTGCAAGTCACCCTTGCCTGTTGGTATTGTTCCATTAGATATTACCATCTTGGGTGGTGAAGAGAAGAGCTCTGTGTCTTTACAAGTCTCTTTTGAATGTGAAATTCTTACAGGCTCTGCACTGGTTTCTACAGACAGCCTTGAATCTTTGCACTCTGGTAATGCTGAAATAAGTCCTGTATCTGAGAAATGTTTCAAAGTTTCTGATTCTCCTTGCTTTCTTAGTTTTGCTGGAGGCATGCTAACTTGTTGGTCTGGTCTTGTTGAAAATGAATTGATTAAACAACTGTCTTCCAGTTTTACACTATTTTCATCCTGTTCTACTGTATTTTTATGAAGTTTCCTCCGACAGTGCACTGGAGCATGATGTTGCATGGCATCTTCAGTGGCTGCTGACACCTCACGCAACACATTTCCATCCTCACTGGGTTTTCTTGCTAATTTCGACAatactggtctatgttctatgagcGGTTGACTGTAAACCTCTGTCTTATTAGACTCTTTCAACAATTTTGAATTTGTCATTTTGTCCATTTCAACTGGCTGAACTTTGTCTGCTTGTGTTCTTAAAACACACAAGTTATTTCTGGCCATTTCCAAGGCATCTCCTGGCCTGAGATCCATTGCCTCAACATGATGCTTCTCAGATTTACTCTTTTTATTGCTTTGATGCTCATTCACAGATGAGCACTGAGGCAGTTTGTCTGTAATAAATATTACTTTCCCTGGTGGAGAGCTCAGAGGGGTACTTTCCATGCTGTAAACATCAGAGGCAGTGCTTTCCGATGCCCATGGTGTGGAGCACCGACTACTGGAAACAGTTTCCCAAATAATTCCACAGTCCTCACTTTGAACCGCCAACATGGAGAAGGATGAGCTTGACATAATGTAATTCACTTTAGGTTTTACTGACTTGTCTTTAATGACTTCCTTTAGGCTATCAGAAAATAAGCAAACAAAGTTGTAAGGCAAGATTTTGCATTGTACATTTCCAAACTATTTCAAATACataaatgattttaaaaataaatttacagT
Proteins encoded in this region:
- the LOC140729788 gene encoding cardiomyopathy-associated protein 5-like, producing MEAKMEDLDACISAETDKIEPEISSLEDEVCEGGVLEPEEEEKLGESLKEVIKDKSVKPKVNYIMSSSSFSMLAVQSEDCGIIWETVSSSRCSTPWASESTASDVYSMESTPLSSPPGKVIFITDKLPQCSSVNEHQSNKKSKSEKHHVEAMDLRPGDALEMARNNLCVLRTQADKVQPVEMDKMTNSKLLKESNKTEVYSQPLIEHRPVLSKLARKPSEDGNVLREVSAATEDAMQHHAPVHCRRKLHKNTVEQDENSVKLEDSCLINSFSTRPDQQVSMPPAKLRKQGESETLKHFSDTGLISALPECKDSRLSVETSAEPVRISHSKETCKDTELFSSPPKMVISNGTIPTGKGDLQNIKVASDYGPSFSYETSIPDCKKLASDEELTSVPFEDRSHLNRSPTGNTLTKTIPHHFPEKQEIMIKEDQAYSMANPEVKFLGMPITISSELTKPMGSAESGIPYKGTDNFGSVIKDECVEAADVNLQNLSFIHTVGMVAGMETPQSSERHEAEIQEKPFYSMANPETLEVLNGFLHSTTCRTPEDACHSRLVDLEDKLQLEEDSKIQKAVFNIVAEGSEILNIIAPASICSVDQEECRKMQDNLMYLQVNPIIEKKDFKGDIESTDSFNRMKDAQQSRLLGASQHCEQQPNPQNLWDSFTVGKSSPSSVVHTEHVHVTGSNPSNVAGSNPSVAIGTNPTHEIETNAQLDQLGSNPHTICSNPSHGRKSNPTSVETPNPSTVTVSNPASTEQCTAVDKSAKKSGTKEDDYFEKYTLVDEQVPIDPVTIVHKVQELSFPEVEDPSVINLEMGLSTEEKELFNFDEFDVSRNPGSYDDTTEFSVQTPKPEPLRRREEADIAGVFYHKEAGSLLFDTTEGILSRSHNFPISTKLVDLTLLEEPPALAFYYKDLYEEAKGRREQNNDQSDEDSSNPELSFQCQSSDTDEGTGLYFEKYILKDDILDLPRGTKPEQSPYLNEALPQNVAVEAERISLFSENEEQFPAIDIDKAEVAMQERDSEKILELQKEYEEKSMEEHEGQKVLSETLSITCEEVSEDLSMAVEQKEENTNEMTIEGTLDIQISPFEETFYVKEKLSSDVKDHLDTGHLVNLDYSFDEYGNLSSETGLDINYNFPAREIKVNQGCVSSKKADIYQNEFDILKKEQSIEQKFRIEDEQAPAELGQETDQECIQPSRNIENTAHDEIIIGEHTLETEEIAPQPGTEEYGNTDYTARMDEEICKCVLKEDFGLNDKTLHLESTEIPIAVDEMETSEVEIIDLQSIESISKEKVNIETEDLGKTMDETGFEENYDLTLSEVNNYEIIPDLTEELQEEECLTGDTVQPMQSKYKSPKMPSSEILTDVITYERESKHIFDDIQTRQDSHRTISEAEDNETEVPQEHCPEIIQNKVDINNKAYLHESSEDLLVKDVEEESKDLSLMEDVKIIEDESNQAELDSLEFTDKELEEITQEETQELSLQKTIGEEIVGVIPQKPPKPADTYCVTCGLPIFAIDKLFGEHQDHDVISIDAAVVNLKEKLDEFVEAAEEKACRTEGFVTELEDAFNTVEENCAKEEKNLEEQHEEVMNLLLSQYTEMTQVLEEEKKMKLEHLCDQMVHYRCSIDSTKEAAAKTKESFEFDDMAFLKSFRMINDRVISALETAVSLDLKPSWCSSLEDLAVKSSRSGFESLKNLPVPHSPKVVPQEPNTATSTTITVYWTVAEEDVIDYFQVYCVEHSEGSRELSGSTTEEYKMAVKESYCVLDNLEPSRCYLVWVMAVNFAGCSLPSEKVMIQTVPAAPMINAEDCTVCWDSATIRWTSGDLNTIDFFILEFHKQNYHQKSKFRSMAGIRGCEQTVSLPPLENFLFFVKAVNSLGCSDTSKPALISTKSTRFHLNKETIPPSMQLSEDGTVIHFDDQAMENENPLTEYCSVLGEALPPRGQHYWEVTVDRCEAYRIGVTYPSTRNCSLGRSNKSWCMRYYATAAGYRYEFLHNSTSHDVLLTEFPTSVGVFVDCDSGQLLFFNAHNGQLLHTFRHQFTDFIYPAFVVEKPGFLSVCTGIELPKFAKCSKC